From a single Vespa crabro chromosome 22, iyVesCrab1.2, whole genome shotgun sequence genomic region:
- the LOC124431905 gene encoding variant-silencing SET domain-containing protein-like isoform X4, producing MRSKEIISSINDKDRAQGFARRTEEFIPFFLDNEYNQKDNRNKKDLNNSEDIRKGSKCSDELYDEELDADSTSQIISMSRCTKSRVNEIKIDGVKFKHKIKRRKESDKYKVKRCKHKCDHEEISKSRSIDKKVSTENNRNGIIPNNNDAGVIKAPIQINKQRLRRPILGASNELREKEFADDKGCCFSTLKTMEADSALSNDKINDTLKVHDNDIDINELMRTVRQCELPETVIIDKIQKNCNISDIFNRTYSSVDMRKRKKIRDKFHEIFDKCLTLSEEEEEEFIINACIRTRQRKKYKKLSNVDKNIEYPVVLDKATRQQDITSDLIVDTASRKTCEISNIELVGTLLNTRNVREFDEDQTVCDKDVFTTEIKLCGDDGVQKDNIIKFPLLCDNNDLIEMNLSNELPTKTCDVSVIDDVAEVIQPEEAHNEIVESTESIKVETNESSDFSIYNRNFNDTNVKVLTNNAIKIRTYRTNNSSSSSSNNNNDDDDDDDDGDDDDDDDNSNNNNGDDDDDKITCHASRNSCSKEVQLDRDSDGASIKTTITSAAVNSDAPVEKILEKSRDRENLTKTSKADTSFETPKKIDDAMIANINLTESSARNINDNNADIEVVIKPTYTETCENAQSNPKVYDKGNKINDDSLKSSKQDINEDLGQLLRMNINKNYRIESIGNTISIQENVVESSTNQNIIVKDICKNQLSSNNDSTNNNDEIEVVLEESTFGIIEENNDTSVIKRDNEKINDSSLNKIDFKEHSKLDDCPYNFIQSKGIKGNKIRVLSSAELGSRWCPTPVDTSLTEPINALVNETALSTNVNDTPSERTTDRKRSIKDAIILDDKYPSLSYTEYYLMSIHRRIMRIRALKKKFSSNDRRNVSAKFKELINNDMRFNSNFIVLLEELLNLGKELKIRDLKKVIRYAASVINKSFLTPEYKPISLQEIANYMTLFDKSISETFTFTSNASSKSNSSNASTFTFDNGFTSASSNDLSATIAPAISKQLSNNGNNVAQVVLTNVQNLHAPAAAEVQVIYNDLPKKNVYTSIGPNQKQECIVPHLQTSKKSNTSILCAAPPPAPPPPPPPPPPPTAAAAQSMHRNVQLLKESRQLFKTSMPCYGQQAIQQQFIPGVTFYNPANSNSMQSHNNKYITRRLNLNENVQYFIGNNAKYASQVAGQSNTVSHRIDNPRDMSKLSYARQASQQVNMSYNVPQRFPIQMAQDIKSSQISCSMTLSAQLPMVHFNNSENLLQRINKIPCELLVQIWDQVTFCLEESFFDCRAHEIYDKGTCVLKLFHVGWKEKIYKFIRYKSRQTSAESISNLKSKLAKYIYKTATMEAQKSICQVYLQKQKSQQLTDTMKILIQDMISKNHVNVESKCGSNTEVSRSSKSQKEELDNIKLGKQSDLRSLKNLTEDINKSDAISNILQGSLPVDNNNKFDNELVSINEMNRNEGDAVKPFTSLKNILSESGGILSNLRNKDIRVKEGNVTDNIDPRRLDSRESPISSEPPPPHIIDVRSISPTSFNTIKEVLPFPINDLQLSNINDDTKENGIEIKIQIPEDVICLNCSKISTVVCEICLEAHYCSKECAASHWIEKHHKYCKPHCVIGPIERKTCV from the exons ATGAG gtcaaaggaaataataagCAGTATCAATGACAAGGACAGGGCACAGGGTTTTGCGAGGCGCACCGAAGAATTTATACCATTTTTCCTCGACAATGAATACAATCAAAAggataataggaataagaaagatttaaataattccGAAGATATAAGAAAAGGTTCAAAATGTTCTGACGAACTATACGACGAGGAGTTGGACGCAGATAGTACGTCGCAGATAATTTCAATGTCGCGTTGCACAAAATCTCGCGTTAATGAAATTAAGATAGACGGGGTTAAATTTAAACAtaagattaaaagaagaaaagaatcggataaatataaagtaaaaaggtGTAAACATAAATGTGATCATGAAGAAATATCGAAGagtagatcgatcgataaaaaagtatcgacggaaaataatagaaacggAATAATccccaataataacgatgcagGTGTGATAAAGGCGcctattcaaataaataaacaaagattAAGAAGGCCCATTTTAGGTGCGTCCAATGAACTGCGCGAGAAAGAATTTGCCGATGATAAAGGTTGTTGTTTTTCCACACTTAAAACCATGGAAGCGGACTCCGCTCTTTCAAATGacaaaataaatgatacattAAAGGTACATGACAACGACATAGATATAAACGAATTGATGAGAACAGTTCGCCAGTGTGAACTGCCTGAAACCGTAATTATTGACAAAATTCAAAAGAATTGCAATATAtctgatatttttaatcgaacctATTCAAGTGTAGAtatgagaaaacgaaaaaagattcGGGATAAATTTCACGAGATCTTTGATAAGTGCCTTACGTTAagcgaggaggaggaagaagaatttataataaatgctTGTATACGTacgagacaaagaaagaagtacaaaaaattgtcgaatgttgataaaaatatcgaatatccTGTGGTTTTGGATAAGGCAACAAGACAACAAGATATAACGTCTGATTTAATAGTGGATACAGCCTCTAGAAAGACTTGTGAGATTTCAAATATAGAATTGGTAGGAACTTTATTAAATACTAGAAATGTTAGAGAATTTGATGAAGATCAAACTGTCTGTGATAAAGATGTATTTACTACGGAAATCAAACTTTGCGGGGACGACGGCGTccaaaaagataatattataaagtttCCTTTGCtttgcgataataatgaccTAATTGAAATGAATCTTTCTAATGAATTACCGACTAAAACTTGCGATGTCTCTGTGATAGATGACGTTGCTGAAGTAATTCAGCCGGAAGAAGCGCACAATGAGATCGTTGAATCAACAGAATCGATTAAGGTAGAAACAAACGAATCATCTGATTTTAGCATTTACAATCGAAACTTTAATGATACGAATGTTAAAGTATTAACTAATAACGCTATTAAGATAAGAACATATAGgactaataatagtagtagcagtagtagcaataataataatgatgatgatgatgatgatgatgatggtgatgatgatgatgatgatgataatagtaataataataatggcgacgacgacgacgacaaaatCACCTGCCATGCGTCAAGAAATAGTTGTAGCAAAGAAGTGCAATTAGATAGAGATTCTGATGGCGCCAGTATTAAAACTACAATTACAAGTGCAGCTGTTAATTCGGATGCCCCTGtagagaaaatattagaaaagtctagagacagagagaatctCACAAAGACCTCAAAAGCTGACACATCCTTTGAAACGCCAAAGAAAATAGACGATGCAATGATAGcgaatattaatttaacagAATCCTCCGcaagaaatattaatgataacaatgcGGATATAGAAGTTGTGATAAAACCCACGTATACCGAAACTTGTGAAAATGCCCAAAGTAATCCTAAGGTATATGATAAGGGAAACAAGATAAATGATGATAGTTTAAAATCATCTAAACAAGACATTAACGAAGATTTAGGTCAACTTTTacgaatgaatataaataaaaattacagaatagaatcgattggtaataccATTAGCATACAGGAAAATGTTGTTGAATCATCTACAAAtcagaatataatagtaaaGGACATTTGTAAAAATCAATTGAGCTCTAATAATGATTCAACAAACAACAATGATGAAATAGAGGTCGTATTAGAGGAATCAACGTTTGgtattatcgaagaaaataacgatacgtCTGTTATAAAAAGGgacaatgaaaaaattaatgactcttcgttaaataaaatcgatttcaaAGAGCATAGTAAGCTCGACGATTGtccttataattttatacaatcaaaaggaataaaaggaaacaaaataagGGTTCTTTCTAGCGCAGAATTAGGCTCTAGATGGTGTCCTACTCCCGTAGACACGTCTCTAACTGAACCTATTAACGCATTGGTTAATGAAACAGCACTCTCTACAAATGTTAATGATACGCCATCTGAGCGTACCACGGATCGTAAACGATCGATCAAGGATGCAATAATACTCGACGACAAGTACCCGTCTCTATCCTATacagaatattatttaatgtccATTCATAGACGTATAATGCGTATACGtgcgttaaaaaagaaattctcgtCGAATGATCGTCGAAATGTGTCCGCCaaatttaaagaattaataaataatgatatgcgatttaattcaaattttatagtACTTCTCGAGGAATTACTTAATTTAGGTAAGGAATTGAAAATAAGggatttgaagaaagttatacgataCGCAGCATCCGTTATCAACAAATCTTTCCTAACGCCCGAATATAAACCTATATCTTTGCAAGAAATAGCCAATTATATGACATTATTCGATAAATCAATCTCTGAAACATTTACATTTACTTCTAATGCTTCATCTAAATCCAATTCTAGTAATGCATCTACATTTACTTTTGACAATGGCTTTACATCTGCTTCTTCCAATGACTTATCCGCAACTATTGCACCAGCAATTTCCAAACAATTATCAAACAATGGCAATAACGTGGCACAGGTAGTTTTAACGAACGTTCAAAATTTACATGCCCCGGCGGCGGCAGAGGTTCAAGTAATTTACAATGATTTaccaaagaaaaatgtatacacCTCTATTGGACCGAATCAAAAGCAGGAATGTATCGTTCCGCATTTACAAACATCGAAAAAGTCTAATACATCGATTTTATGCGCTGCTCCTCCTCCtgcccctccccctcctcctcctcctcctcctcctccgacGGCGGCGGCGGCCCAATCGATGCATAGAAACGTGCAATTGTTGAAAGAAAGTCGACAATTGTTTAAGACGTCCATGCCGTGTTACGGTCAACAAGCGATCCAGCAACAATTTATACCAGGAGTTACGTTTTATAATCCTGCCAATTCAAATTCCATGCAATCACATAACAACAAGTATATTACTCgaagattaaatttaaatgaaaatgtacaatattttataggGAACAATGCGAAATACGCATCTCAAGTGGCAGGTCAATCAAATACCGTATCGCATAGAATCGATAACCCAAGGGACATGTCCAAGTTGTCATATGCCCGACAGGCGTCGCAACAAGTCAACATGTCTTATAATGTACCGCAAAGATTTCCAATTCAAATGGCGCAGGATATTAAAAGCTCACAAATCTCATGCTCTATGACATTGTCAGCCCAACTCCCAATggtacattttaataattcagaAAATTTACtacaaagaataaataaaattccatGCGAATTGTTAGTTCAAATATGGGATCAAGTGACCTTTTGCCTCGAAGAAAGTTTCTTTGATTGTAGAGCACACGAGATATACGATAAGGGCACTTGTGTTTTAAAACTATTTCACGTaggatggaaagagaaaatatataaatttattcgcTACAAATCCCGGCAAACTAGCGCCGAATCTATAAGTAATCTAAAAAGTAAATTggctaaatatatatataaaacggcAACAATGGAAGCTCAGAAGAGCATATGCCAGGTATATCTTCAAAAACAGAAATCTCAACAATTAACAGATACCATGAAGATATTAATTCAAGATATGATAAGTAAAAATCATGTTAATGTAGAATCAAAGTGTGGCTCGAATACCGAAGTGAGCCGATCTTCTAAATCACAAAAAGAAGAACTGGACAATATAAAACTCGGAAAACAATCTGATTtacgttcgttaaaaaatctaacggaagatattaataaaagtgacgcaatatcaaatattttgcaAGGCTCATTGCCcgttgacaataacaacaaatttGATAATGAATTAGTTTCGATTAATGAAATGAATCGTAACGAAGGAGACGCGGTAAAACCTTTTACAagcttaaaaaatatattatcggaATCGGGTGGTATATTGTCTAATTTAAGGAATAAGGATATTAGAGTTAAAGAGGGAAATGTtactgataatatcgatcCTCGGCGATTGGATTCGAGAGAAAGTCCGATCTCGTCTGAGCCGCCGCCGCCCCATATAATAGACGTACGAAGCATATCTCCAACTTCATTTAATACGATTAAGGAAGTTTTGCCTTTTCCTATTAATGATTTGcaattatctaatattaacGACGATACTAAAGAGAAtggaattgaaataaaaattcagatTCCAGAAGATGTAATCTGTTTGAATTGTTCTAAGATAAGTACGGTTGTCTGCGAAATTTGTTTAGAAGCTCATTATTGTTCTAAAGAATGTGCAGCATCGCATTGGATAGAAAAACATCATAAGTATTGTAAGCCCCATTGTGTAATAGGGCCcatcgaaagaaaaacttgTGTTTAG
- the LOC124431905 gene encoding variant-silencing SET domain-containing protein-like isoform X3, translating into MTLSKIKWVLSFAIFLLIFSTLTWTSIHFGQISGMEMSKEIISSINDKDRAQGFARRTEEFIPFFLDNEYNQKDNRNKKDLNNSEDIRKGSKCSDELYDEELDADSTSQIISMSRCTKSRVNEIKIDGVKFKHKIKRRKESDKYKVKRCKHKCDHEEISKSRSIDKKVSTENNRNGIIPNNNDAGVIKAPIQINKQRLRRPILGASNELREKEFADDKGCCFSTLKTMEADSALSNDKINDTLKVHDNDIDINELMRTVRQCELPETVIIDKIQKNCNISDIFNRTYSSVDMRKRKKIRDKFHEIFDKCLTLSEEEEEEFIINACIRTRQRKKYKKLSNVDKNIEYPVVLDKATRQQDITSDLIVDTASRKTCEISNIELVGTLLNTRNVREFDEDQTVCDKDVFTTEIKLCGDDGVQKDNIIKFPLLCDNNDLIEMNLSNELPTKTCDVSVIDDVAEVIQPEEAHNEIVESTESIKVETNESSDFSIYNRNFNDTNVKVLTNNAIKIRTYRTNNSSSSSSNNNNDDDDDDDDGDDDDDDDNSNNNNGDDDDDKITCHASRNSCSKEVQLDRDSDGASIKTTITSAAVNSDAPVEKILEKSRDRENLTKTSKADTSFETPKKIDDAMIANINLTESSARNINDNNADIEVVIKPTYTETCENAQSNPKVYDKGNKINDDSLKSSKQDINEDLGQLLRMNINKNYRIESIGNTISIQENVVESSTNQNIIVKDICKNQLSSNNDSTNNNDEIEVVLEESTFGIIEENNDTSVIKRDNEKINDSSLNKIDFKEHSKLDDCPYNFIQSKGIKGNKIRVLSSAELGSRWCPTPVDTSLTEPINALVNETALSTNVNDTPSERTTDRKRSIKDAIILDDKYPSLSYTEYYLMSIHRRIMRIRALKKKFSSNDRRNVSAKFKELINNDMRFNSNFIVLLEELLNLGKELKIRDLKKVIRYAASVINKSFLTPEYKPISLQEIANYMTLFDKSISETFTFTSNASSKSNSSNASTFTFDNGFTSASSNDLSATIAPAISKQLSNNGNNVAQVVLTNVQNLHAPAAAEVQVIYNDLPKKNVYTSIGPNQKQECIVPHLQTSKKSNTSILCAAPPPAPPPPPPPPPPPTAAAAQSMHRNVQLLKESRQLFKTSMPCYGQQAIQQQFIPGVTFYNPANSNSMQSHNNKYITRRLNLNENVQYFIGNNAKYASQVAGQSNTVSHRIDNPRDMSKLSYARQASQQVNMSYNVPQRFPIQMAQDIKSSQISCSMTLSAQLPMVHFNNSENLLQRINKIPCELLVQIWDQVTFCLEESFFDCRAHEIYDKGTCVLKLFHVGWKEKIYKFIRYKSRQTSAESISNLKSKLAKYIYKTATMEAQKSICQVYLQKQKSQQLTDTMKILIQDMISKNHVNVESKCGSNTEVSRSSKSQKEELDNIKLGKQSDLRSLKNLTEDINKSDAISNILQGSLPVDNNNKFDNELVSINEMNRNEGDAVKPFTSLKNILSESGGILSNLRNKDIRVKEGNVTDNIDPRRLDSRESPISSEPPPPHIIDVRSISPTSFNTIKEVLPFPINDLQLSNINDDTKENGIEIKIQIPEDVICLNCSKISTVVCEICLEAHYCSKECAASHWIEKHHKYCKPHCVIGPIERKTCV; encoded by the coding sequence gtcaaaggaaataataagCAGTATCAATGACAAGGACAGGGCACAGGGTTTTGCGAGGCGCACCGAAGAATTTATACCATTTTTCCTCGACAATGAATACAATCAAAAggataataggaataagaaagatttaaataattccGAAGATATAAGAAAAGGTTCAAAATGTTCTGACGAACTATACGACGAGGAGTTGGACGCAGATAGTACGTCGCAGATAATTTCAATGTCGCGTTGCACAAAATCTCGCGTTAATGAAATTAAGATAGACGGGGTTAAATTTAAACAtaagattaaaagaagaaaagaatcggataaatataaagtaaaaaggtGTAAACATAAATGTGATCATGAAGAAATATCGAAGagtagatcgatcgataaaaaagtatcgacggaaaataatagaaacggAATAATccccaataataacgatgcagGTGTGATAAAGGCGcctattcaaataaataaacaaagattAAGAAGGCCCATTTTAGGTGCGTCCAATGAACTGCGCGAGAAAGAATTTGCCGATGATAAAGGTTGTTGTTTTTCCACACTTAAAACCATGGAAGCGGACTCCGCTCTTTCAAATGacaaaataaatgatacattAAAGGTACATGACAACGACATAGATATAAACGAATTGATGAGAACAGTTCGCCAGTGTGAACTGCCTGAAACCGTAATTATTGACAAAATTCAAAAGAATTGCAATATAtctgatatttttaatcgaacctATTCAAGTGTAGAtatgagaaaacgaaaaaagattcGGGATAAATTTCACGAGATCTTTGATAAGTGCCTTACGTTAagcgaggaggaggaagaagaatttataataaatgctTGTATACGTacgagacaaagaaagaagtacaaaaaattgtcgaatgttgataaaaatatcgaatatccTGTGGTTTTGGATAAGGCAACAAGACAACAAGATATAACGTCTGATTTAATAGTGGATACAGCCTCTAGAAAGACTTGTGAGATTTCAAATATAGAATTGGTAGGAACTTTATTAAATACTAGAAATGTTAGAGAATTTGATGAAGATCAAACTGTCTGTGATAAAGATGTATTTACTACGGAAATCAAACTTTGCGGGGACGACGGCGTccaaaaagataatattataaagtttCCTTTGCtttgcgataataatgaccTAATTGAAATGAATCTTTCTAATGAATTACCGACTAAAACTTGCGATGTCTCTGTGATAGATGACGTTGCTGAAGTAATTCAGCCGGAAGAAGCGCACAATGAGATCGTTGAATCAACAGAATCGATTAAGGTAGAAACAAACGAATCATCTGATTTTAGCATTTACAATCGAAACTTTAATGATACGAATGTTAAAGTATTAACTAATAACGCTATTAAGATAAGAACATATAGgactaataatagtagtagcagtagtagcaataataataatgatgatgatgatgatgatgatgatggtgatgatgatgatgatgatgataatagtaataataataatggcgacgacgacgacgacaaaatCACCTGCCATGCGTCAAGAAATAGTTGTAGCAAAGAAGTGCAATTAGATAGAGATTCTGATGGCGCCAGTATTAAAACTACAATTACAAGTGCAGCTGTTAATTCGGATGCCCCTGtagagaaaatattagaaaagtctagagacagagagaatctCACAAAGACCTCAAAAGCTGACACATCCTTTGAAACGCCAAAGAAAATAGACGATGCAATGATAGcgaatattaatttaacagAATCCTCCGcaagaaatattaatgataacaatgcGGATATAGAAGTTGTGATAAAACCCACGTATACCGAAACTTGTGAAAATGCCCAAAGTAATCCTAAGGTATATGATAAGGGAAACAAGATAAATGATGATAGTTTAAAATCATCTAAACAAGACATTAACGAAGATTTAGGTCAACTTTTacgaatgaatataaataaaaattacagaatagaatcgattggtaataccATTAGCATACAGGAAAATGTTGTTGAATCATCTACAAAtcagaatataatagtaaaGGACATTTGTAAAAATCAATTGAGCTCTAATAATGATTCAACAAACAACAATGATGAAATAGAGGTCGTATTAGAGGAATCAACGTTTGgtattatcgaagaaaataacgatacgtCTGTTATAAAAAGGgacaatgaaaaaattaatgactcttcgttaaataaaatcgatttcaaAGAGCATAGTAAGCTCGACGATTGtccttataattttatacaatcaaaaggaataaaaggaaacaaaataagGGTTCTTTCTAGCGCAGAATTAGGCTCTAGATGGTGTCCTACTCCCGTAGACACGTCTCTAACTGAACCTATTAACGCATTGGTTAATGAAACAGCACTCTCTACAAATGTTAATGATACGCCATCTGAGCGTACCACGGATCGTAAACGATCGATCAAGGATGCAATAATACTCGACGACAAGTACCCGTCTCTATCCTATacagaatattatttaatgtccATTCATAGACGTATAATGCGTATACGtgcgttaaaaaagaaattctcgtCGAATGATCGTCGAAATGTGTCCGCCaaatttaaagaattaataaataatgatatgcgatttaattcaaattttatagtACTTCTCGAGGAATTACTTAATTTAGGTAAGGAATTGAAAATAAGggatttgaagaaagttatacgataCGCAGCATCCGTTATCAACAAATCTTTCCTAACGCCCGAATATAAACCTATATCTTTGCAAGAAATAGCCAATTATATGACATTATTCGATAAATCAATCTCTGAAACATTTACATTTACTTCTAATGCTTCATCTAAATCCAATTCTAGTAATGCATCTACATTTACTTTTGACAATGGCTTTACATCTGCTTCTTCCAATGACTTATCCGCAACTATTGCACCAGCAATTTCCAAACAATTATCAAACAATGGCAATAACGTGGCACAGGTAGTTTTAACGAACGTTCAAAATTTACATGCCCCGGCGGCGGCAGAGGTTCAAGTAATTTACAATGATTTaccaaagaaaaatgtatacacCTCTATTGGACCGAATCAAAAGCAGGAATGTATCGTTCCGCATTTACAAACATCGAAAAAGTCTAATACATCGATTTTATGCGCTGCTCCTCCTCCtgcccctccccctcctcctcctcctcctcctcctccgacGGCGGCGGCGGCCCAATCGATGCATAGAAACGTGCAATTGTTGAAAGAAAGTCGACAATTGTTTAAGACGTCCATGCCGTGTTACGGTCAACAAGCGATCCAGCAACAATTTATACCAGGAGTTACGTTTTATAATCCTGCCAATTCAAATTCCATGCAATCACATAACAACAAGTATATTACTCgaagattaaatttaaatgaaaatgtacaatattttataggGAACAATGCGAAATACGCATCTCAAGTGGCAGGTCAATCAAATACCGTATCGCATAGAATCGATAACCCAAGGGACATGTCCAAGTTGTCATATGCCCGACAGGCGTCGCAACAAGTCAACATGTCTTATAATGTACCGCAAAGATTTCCAATTCAAATGGCGCAGGATATTAAAAGCTCACAAATCTCATGCTCTATGACATTGTCAGCCCAACTCCCAATggtacattttaataattcagaAAATTTACtacaaagaataaataaaattccatGCGAATTGTTAGTTCAAATATGGGATCAAGTGACCTTTTGCCTCGAAGAAAGTTTCTTTGATTGTAGAGCACACGAGATATACGATAAGGGCACTTGTGTTTTAAAACTATTTCACGTaggatggaaagagaaaatatataaatttattcgcTACAAATCCCGGCAAACTAGCGCCGAATCTATAAGTAATCTAAAAAGTAAATTggctaaatatatatataaaacggcAACAATGGAAGCTCAGAAGAGCATATGCCAGGTATATCTTCAAAAACAGAAATCTCAACAATTAACAGATACCATGAAGATATTAATTCAAGATATGATAAGTAAAAATCATGTTAATGTAGAATCAAAGTGTGGCTCGAATACCGAAGTGAGCCGATCTTCTAAATCACAAAAAGAAGAACTGGACAATATAAAACTCGGAAAACAATCTGATTtacgttcgttaaaaaatctaacggaagatattaataaaagtgacgcaatatcaaatattttgcaAGGCTCATTGCCcgttgacaataacaacaaatttGATAATGAATTAGTTTCGATTAATGAAATGAATCGTAACGAAGGAGACGCGGTAAAACCTTTTACAagcttaaaaaatatattatcggaATCGGGTGGTATATTGTCTAATTTAAGGAATAAGGATATTAGAGTTAAAGAGGGAAATGTtactgataatatcgatcCTCGGCGATTGGATTCGAGAGAAAGTCCGATCTCGTCTGAGCCGCCGCCGCCCCATATAATAGACGTACGAAGCATATCTCCAACTTCATTTAATACGATTAAGGAAGTTTTGCCTTTTCCTATTAATGATTTGcaattatctaatattaacGACGATACTAAAGAGAAtggaattgaaataaaaattcagatTCCAGAAGATGTAATCTGTTTGAATTGTTCTAAGATAAGTACGGTTGTCTGCGAAATTTGTTTAGAAGCTCATTATTGTTCTAAAGAATGTGCAGCATCGCATTGGATAGAAAAACATCATAAGTATTGTAAGCCCCATTGTGTAATAGGGCCcatcgaaagaaaaacttgTGTTTAG